The genomic window AGCGACGGCGCGCAGCAGCTTTCCTTGAAAGGCTTCGTGGAATTGATGGCCGAACTGAAACCGTTCATCGCCGCGTCCGGTCGGGAATAGCCCGAACTGAAAAACGGGTTCATTCGAAAACTTTGATCAAGGACGAGCCGAATTCAAATCGGACAATCAATGAACGGGCTGGAACGGAGCTTCGATCGTGCTTTGGTCGTGACGCGATGCCCGGGGCAACACTCCGTGACCTTTCAGGGCAGCGAGATGCCGATGCGGTAGAACCGGGATGTATCGGTCGCGTTCAGACCGGTGATGGTCGCCTGATTGTTGTTGGTCGTTGGTCCACTGAATCCGGTCAACGTCTCCCAGACACCATGACGAGGTTGGTCCTGAACTGCGGCGTGTAGATGCGACCGGCGGCAATCGGACCATAGATCAGGTTCAATTGCTGGCCGTTCACATTTTGATCGCTCAGCACGAACGCCGACGCAGAATTCGTCGGGTCAAGACCGGCGACGTACTTGAACAGGTTGTTCTGGCCGGTGCCGTCGGCGTCACAAGTCGCACAGGATTGATCGTTGGTTGTTGTGCCGTTGCCGCCAAAGTATTGCGCGCGCCACCAATCCGAGATGCCATCGCCGACGCTGTCAGGCGCGACCCAGACCTTGGTCGCCGTACCGGTGGCGCCGAGACTGGCGGCCCGGATCGTGTCAGTGCCGGGCGTGGTGCCGCCGATGTAGCTGAAGCTTGCCTAACCGGAGGCGCTCGTGGTTGCGGAGCCGTTTTGACCGAGGTTGGGGCCGGCGGTCACGCTGAAACTGACGAGCACACTGCTGCGCGGCACCCCGTTGGAGGTGACCGTGTGAACGGTGCCGACCGCGTTGGTGGCCGAGGCGGGGGACAGGACACAACTGATGTTCGTGGCGGTGGTGGTTTGGACGGTGAGTTTGAACACGGTGCCCATGCCGTTTACCCCGCCGCCGACCTGAGTCGTTCCATAGAACGCGCCATCCGGCCCGAGGATCAGCGGGGCCACGGGCGCATTGCCGTCGGTGCCCTGGAACACGTGCAATGTCGTCAGCGTGGCCGCGGCCATCAGGCGGCCGGCGGCGAACAGACCCAAGTAAACTACCAAGGCAAAGAGTGCGATGCGTTTCATGACAACTTCATTTCACGCCTTATGGCCGCGTCAGCGCGACCTGCGATCATGGAAGGCCACCAGGAAGGAAGCGCGAACGACACGCCGACCTCTTCGCCATCCAAGGGATGACGAAAGCGGAGCAATTCATCCTGCTGAAATCAAACAAATCCGGTGATTCGCGGTCTGCACGCGTTGCTGAAGATCACCCGTTCGCGACTGTCGGCCGGGCGCCGCCGCGCGACAAAAAAGAAAATCTTGGCGTTCCCTGTCCAGACGCGATTCACTGGACGCGGTGCGAAGCAAATGTTTCAAACTCGCCCTGGCGCAAATGCTGGTCGAGGGTGGAGACAAACACGCCAATCTGAAGCGCGCCCTCGAACGCGTCCGCGAAGCCGCGTCCAACGGCGCGCAGGTTGTCGTTCTGCCGGAAGCGATGACGCTGGGCTGGACACACTCGTCGGCGCGAACCGAAGCGGACGACATTCCCCGCGGTCCGTCCTGCACGAAACTGCGCGAGGCCGCGCGCCGGAACAAAATTTATGTTTGCACAGGGTTGATTGAGCGCACGGCAGATTCGGTATTCAATTCCGCGGTCCTCATCGACTCTGTGGGTGATGTCATTCTTCATCACCGCAAGCTGAACGAACTGGAAATCGGGCACCAATTCTACGCACAAGGGGATCGCCTGTGTGTCGCACACACGCCGCTGGGAACTTTCGGCGTGATGATCTGCGCCGATGCTTTTGCCGCGGGGCAGGTTGTCAGTCGGATGCTCGGCTTGATGGGGGCGCAGATTATTCTTTCACCCTGTGCGTGGGCAGTGCCCGCGGATCACGACAACACAAAGGAACCGTATGGCCGTCTCTGGCTCGACAATTACTGTCCCGTTGCGCGCGATTTCCGAACGTGGATTGCCGG from Candidatus Angelobacter sp. includes these protein-coding regions:
- a CDS encoding carbon-nitrogen hydrolase family protein, with product MRSKCFKLALAQMLVEGGDKHANLKRALERVREAASNGAQVVVLPEAMTLGWTHSSARTEADDIPRGPSCTKLREAARRNKIYVCTGLIERTADSVFNSAVLIDSVGDVILHHRKLNELEIGHQFYAQGDRLCVAHTPLGTFGVMICADAFAAGQVVSRMLGLMGAQIILSPCAWAVPADHDNTKEPYGRLWLDNYCPVARDFRTWIAGVSNVGWLTDGPWKGRKCIGCSLVVGPDGKQSLMGPYGHDADTILYTDIEVKPRVAR
- a CDS encoding choice-of-anchor tandem repeat GloVer-containing protein encodes the protein MKRIALFALVVYLGLFAAGRLMAAATLTTLHVFQGTDGNAPVAPLILGPDGAFYGTTQVGGGVNGMGTVFKLTVQTTTATNISCVLSPASATNAVGTVHTVTSNGVPRSSVLVSFSVTAGPNLGQNGSATTSASG